A genome region from Fibrobacterota bacterium includes the following:
- a CDS encoding glycosyl transferase — translation MRCGYFDDEHREYVITTPKTPVKWINYLGTLKFGGFVDHTGGLLLCKGDPALNRITKYLPQSPASHFKGQTLYLRWREDGPAGAGNGQGGERYHVFSPFFTPTLKPLESFECRVGMGYTRFISRYRGLKVEAVMFVPEGEALYLVDVTVTCESGARKGVSAIPVFEYTHFDALKQFTNADWVPQTMQSRIRTAPDGWRLLSQYAFMKRGSAENFLTASLPFSSFESDRKRFLGDNEYGDFSAPLSLQQDELSNYEAHRGDNVGALMLKLGDLAEGQSIRFTVFLGQEADATAAYARIKPYFQPGAVDAKLKTMSAFWGDYLAQMQVKTPDAAFDSMVNVHNPRQCFMTKNWSRDLSLYQLGFGGRGIGFRDSSQDTMAVIGHMPGDAKDLLRKLLAVQLPEGKAMHQFYASTMEANMGDAREGEDRPQYYGDDHLWIVLAVAAYLKETGDYAFLDEVIPFYDLAKGGHGAKGAAGAAGSASVLEHLKRSVAFTRTDVGQHGLPHLGFADWNDTVNLRKGAESLFNANLYGKALLELIDLANFQSNAAEAETYRAWYGEMKDRVNKHAWDGAWWIRWFDSDGAPIGSDKNEKGKIWTNGQSWPVLSGFAPEDRAHAALESVNRLLNTAAGIKLSAPGYDGFDPKKGGVTTYPPGAKENSGIFLHANPWVIIAECMMGNGERAWRYYNQINPAARNESIETFECEPYVYPQNILGDEHPQFGLARNSWLSGTASWSYQAATQYIAGIRPAHAGLMIDPCIPKAWSGFSAMRRWRGATYAITVKNPSGVNKGVKSLSVDGKVLPAGAAVPAFGDGKTHTVEAVMG, via the coding sequence ATGCGCTGCGGATATTTCGACGACGAACATCGCGAATACGTGATTACCACCCCCAAGACCCCGGTCAAGTGGATCAATTACCTGGGCACCCTGAAGTTCGGGGGCTTCGTCGATCATACCGGCGGCTTGCTGCTCTGCAAGGGCGACCCCGCCCTCAACCGCATCACCAAATACCTCCCCCAATCGCCCGCCAGCCATTTCAAGGGGCAGACCCTTTACCTGCGTTGGCGCGAGGATGGGCCGGCCGGCGCCGGGAACGGGCAGGGCGGCGAGCGCTACCATGTCTTTTCCCCTTTCTTCACACCGACCTTGAAGCCCTTGGAAAGCTTCGAATGCCGCGTGGGCATGGGCTATACGCGCTTCATCTCGCGTTACCGCGGCCTCAAGGTGGAGGCCGTGATGTTCGTGCCCGAAGGCGAAGCCCTGTACCTGGTGGACGTGACGGTGACCTGCGAGTCCGGCGCGCGCAAGGGCGTGTCCGCCATTCCCGTGTTCGAGTACACCCACTTCGACGCCTTGAAGCAATTCACGAATGCGGATTGGGTACCGCAGACCATGCAGAGCCGCATCCGCACCGCCCCCGACGGCTGGCGACTTTTGTCCCAGTACGCCTTCATGAAGCGTGGCTCAGCGGAGAACTTCCTCACGGCCAGCTTGCCTTTCTCCAGTTTCGAGAGCGATCGCAAACGCTTCCTCGGCGATAACGAGTACGGCGATTTCTCCGCGCCCCTCTCCCTACAGCAGGATGAATTGTCGAATTACGAAGCCCATCGCGGCGACAACGTGGGCGCTCTGATGTTGAAGCTGGGCGATCTCGCCGAAGGGCAGTCGATCCGCTTCACGGTCTTCCTGGGGCAGGAAGCGGATGCGACGGCCGCCTACGCCCGCATCAAGCCTTACTTCCAGCCGGGCGCCGTGGACGCGAAGCTCAAGACCATGTCCGCCTTCTGGGGGGATTACCTGGCGCAGATGCAGGTGAAGACCCCGGACGCCGCCTTCGACAGCATGGTGAACGTGCATAACCCGCGGCAGTGCTTCATGACCAAGAACTGGTCGCGCGATTTGTCCCTCTATCAGCTCGGCTTCGGCGGGCGCGGTATCGGGTTCCGCGACAGCTCGCAGGACACCATGGCGGTGATCGGCCATATGCCCGGGGACGCCAAGGATCTATTGCGTAAGCTGCTGGCGGTGCAATTGCCCGAGGGCAAGGCCATGCATCAGTTCTACGCTTCGACCATGGAAGCCAACATGGGGGACGCCCGCGAGGGCGAGGATCGGCCCCAATACTACGGCGACGATCACCTGTGGATCGTGCTGGCGGTGGCCGCCTATCTCAAGGAGACGGGCGATTACGCCTTCCTGGACGAGGTGATTCCCTTCTACGATCTGGCCAAGGGCGGGCATGGCGCCAAGGGCGCCGCCGGCGCGGCCGGGTCCGCCTCGGTGCTGGAGCATCTGAAGCGCTCGGTGGCCTTCACCCGTACCGACGTGGGCCAACACGGCCTGCCCCATCTGGGCTTCGCGGATTGGAACGATACCGTGAACCTGCGCAAGGGAGCGGAGTCCCTCTTCAACGCCAACCTGTACGGCAAGGCCTTGTTGGAACTGATCGACCTTGCCAATTTCCAGAGCAACGCGGCGGAGGCGGAGACGTATCGCGCATGGTACGGGGAGATGAAGGATCGCGTGAACAAGCACGCCTGGGACGGGGCCTGGTGGATCCGCTGGTTCGATTCCGACGGCGCGCCCATCGGATCGGATAAGAACGAGAAGGGGAAGATCTGGACCAACGGCCAGAGTTGGCCGGTGCTTTCCGGCTTCGCCCCGGAGGACCGCGCCCATGCGGCCCTGGAGTCGGTCAACCGCCTGTTGAACACCGCCGCCGGCATCAAGCTGAGCGCGCCCGGCTACGACGGCTTCGATCCCAAGAAGGGCGGCGTCACCACCTATCCGCCGGGAGCCAAAGAGAACAGCGGCATCTTCCTGCACGCCAATCCCTGGGTCATCATCGCCGAATGCATGATGGGCAACGGCGAGCGGGCCTGGCGCTATTACAACCAGATCAATCCCGCGGCCCGCAACGAGAGCATCGAGACCTTCGAATGCGAGCCCTACGTGTATCCGCAGAACATCTTGGGCGACGAGCATCCCCAATTCGGGCTGGCCCGCAACAGCTGGCTGTCGGGCACGGCCTCGTGGAGCTACCAGGCGGCCACCCAGTACATCGCCGGCATCCGCCCTGCGCATGCTGGGCTGATGATCGATCCGTGCATCCCGAAGGCCTGGAGCGGCTTTTCCGCCATGCGTCGCTGGCGCGGAGCCACCTATGCCATCACGGTGAAGAACCCGTCGGGCGTGAACAAGGGCGTGAAGTCCTTGAGCGTGGACGGGAAGGTCCTGCCCGCGGGGGCGGCGGTGCCTGCCTTCGGGGATGGGAAGACGCATACCGTCGAGGCGGTGATGGGGTAA
- a CDS encoding CapA family protein yields the protein MPAARAVLTRGLMALSVALAHLAPASPPAPSRTKAPAQAAPENPRFVFVGDVLLARGVIRERNDRGISPWRDWTPFLQGADWVMGNLEGAVGPASECSPAPGPCFAIPDSLLEDMRNAGFTALSMANNHAFDLGPAGFSRTRGALRAHGMLPVGFEDSPLFRVIDGRAVAFVAMTLIPGKDGRAQTLPGLAEGRKLRFARAFAERVIVFMHWGGELRDWPGEDQIAGARWLASRGADLILGAHPHVVQPDTCVAGIPVFYSLGNHLFDQKYPDTRHGEVADCRLEAKGFVCRSRKTEAEADGFFPRPPDAYGADNAASLLHCADSVPVRPHPLAIVESIWRNDTAYLEWSRPGAEGRRVRWSTPASELLCASPFRLRGDSGEYLFALERHYSSLDRETAPRPYVYRLGPAGPVAKWRGSGLAWPLLDATPLPSEPGVLCALHRGDSFLVPDPTVRTTRVAAYRWNGFGFSLAADGALVKACRAELGGFAGEETAKSARQLDSSLPPSSGD from the coding sequence ATGCCCGCCGCGCGCGCCGTTCTGACGCGGGGCTTGATGGCGCTGTCCGTCGCGCTCGCCCATCTGGCGCCCGCTTCGCCTCCCGCTCCCTCGCGAACCAAGGCGCCAGCGCAGGCCGCCCCGGAAAACCCGCGGTTCGTCTTCGTCGGGGACGTCCTGCTGGCCCGTGGCGTGATCCGTGAAAGGAATGATCGCGGGATCTCCCCGTGGCGGGATTGGACGCCGTTTTTGCAAGGCGCGGATTGGGTGATGGGGAACCTGGAAGGCGCGGTGGGCCCGGCCTCGGAGTGTTCCCCGGCGCCCGGTCCCTGCTTCGCCATCCCGGATAGCCTGCTGGAAGACATGCGGAACGCGGGTTTCACCGCGCTCTCGATGGCCAACAACCATGCCTTCGACTTGGGGCCCGCGGGATTCTCGCGCACGCGGGGGGCCTTGCGGGCCCACGGGATGCTCCCCGTGGGCTTCGAGGATTCGCCCCTCTTCCGCGTGATCGACGGGCGCGCCGTCGCCTTCGTGGCCATGACCTTGATCCCCGGCAAGGACGGCCGCGCGCAAACCCTGCCGGGCCTGGCCGAGGGACGCAAGCTGCGTTTCGCCCGGGCCTTCGCCGAACGCGTGATCGTGTTCATGCATTGGGGCGGCGAGCTGCGGGATTGGCCGGGGGAGGATCAAATCGCGGGCGCGCGTTGGCTCGCCAGCCGCGGCGCCGACCTCATCCTGGGCGCGCATCCCCACGTGGTCCAGCCCGATACCTGCGTGGCCGGGATTCCCGTCTTCTATTCCCTCGGCAACCACCTATTCGATCAGAAGTATCCGGATACGCGGCATGGAGAAGTGGCGGACTGCCGCTTGGAAGCCAAGGGATTCGTATGCCGGTCCCGCAAGACCGAAGCCGAGGCCGATGGCTTCTTCCCGCGGCCACCCGATGCGTACGGGGCCGATAATGCGGCTTCCTTGCTGCATTGCGCCGATTCCGTTCCCGTCCGCCCGCATCCCCTGGCTATCGTAGAGAGCATATGGCGCAACGACACGGCCTACTTGGAATGGTCAAGGCCGGGCGCGGAAGGCCGTCGCGTTCGCTGGAGCACTCCGGCATCGGAACTGCTTTGCGCCAGCCCCTTCCGATTGCGCGGCGATTCCGGTGAATACCTTTTCGCGCTCGAGCGGCATTACTCCAGCCTCGATCGGGAAACGGCGCCCCGCCCCTACGTATACCGATTGGGACCTGCGGGACCGGTGGCCAAGTGGCGCGGATCGGGACTGGCCTGGCCGCTCCTGGATGCGACGCCCTTGCCTTCGGAACCGGGAGTTCTTTGCGCCCTGCATCGGGGAGATTCGTTTCTGGTTCCGGATCCGACCGTGCGGACGACCCGGGTGGCCGCCTACCGCTGGAACGGCTTCGGGTTTTCCCTGGCGGCGGATGGGGCGCTGGTGAAGGCGTGCCGGGCGGAGCTCGGCGGGTTTGCTGGAGAGGAGACGGCAAAGTCGGCGAGGCAATTAGATTCTAGTCTACCGCCCTCCTCCGGAGACTGA
- a CDS encoding DUF3160 domain-containing protein, with protein MGKHPPFARPASRIPFWICVLALCFPAFARGGDFSGLPEPSVSPSPDSATRLPLAPGDKVVDLDADPRGGRAAVLIESAGGRQTIRMWDFTAAKPDSGWPVPPDVRLQSLAWHPLGVGLFLLGRKVGKAAVSVILAWDPAAPGKPPECIYATGNALRRLVAGPRPFITGQGRDSLAYRLFFGAKGTAGYAIRSITEYGKSPYQAIGSALTVTGNIKDEEAPSQLIAAYALPLGFHPAGHLMLWQDSAGCFEVAEYYKGWANSHAVPGKPCGGTLTATPNGMGLLHWRPGKPGVELLGRDGRSQGTLAPASSFAFTPSSTPDGKGLLGVLAAENVLAYIPVKVPLADVVNAWMFAETPEDQKSLISAGALFRNSDFAQMYNLYDTENYGCGDGYDREIPTRPYLVTTDIFWEVYAAAYEGVFTLAERKSTLHAFWDFITAASEYYRRQAPRSYWDGVFGALAAFKAGRTDAFGEAPRILAAQGSFSSRLLGGSVDYGELKPRGHYASDDEFRAYFKGFMYLTRLASDTVRLAELRSAPPDLKAKALAWIHPYRSFIAPSRSPLVWDEGMAIRPAFGGAPRPAVFPLSWGMDNEILNSTVYHKSWPPERQIMGPKGQRVLSAGVDLPAALGNPLALTVLAEDRAAYPNLDAVLRELRTRPWPPEDDSANLYDRWMGALRTQWADAPALPGGAADWRTWPAKRLQTGLASWATLRHATVLVNERTGAECGEGGYEEMIQRPPRGFVEPDPLTFAALAGLFEATAAKVPAARPGAPEADRALGKGLRERLLASALAARRMQEIADKELHGVALDDSEYEDILTIGRVAEHHFLLYKSIGSEDDGLINPDPIPKIIDVASGPDGYRFAAVGHPLEWDQMVPYFGRREMVKGAVYSYYEFAGPHLYDDKEWQAELVKRNRPDWIRPFITNRSLRCPPRAPF; from the coding sequence ATGGGAAAACATCCGCCGTTCGCGCGCCCGGCCTCGCGCATTCCCTTCTGGATTTGCGTCCTGGCCCTATGCTTCCCCGCCTTCGCGCGCGGGGGCGATTTCTCGGGTCTGCCCGAACCCAGCGTCAGCCCCTCGCCCGATTCCGCCACGCGCTTACCCTTGGCTCCGGGCGACAAGGTGGTCGATCTGGACGCAGATCCCCGCGGAGGCCGGGCGGCCGTCCTGATCGAATCGGCAGGCGGCAGGCAAACGATCCGGATGTGGGATTTCACCGCCGCCAAACCGGACTCGGGTTGGCCGGTACCTCCCGATGTGCGCCTGCAATCGTTGGCGTGGCATCCTCTCGGGGTAGGGCTTTTCCTGTTGGGCCGAAAGGTGGGGAAGGCGGCAGTTTCCGTCATCCTGGCCTGGGATCCGGCAGCGCCAGGGAAGCCGCCGGAATGCATTTATGCTACGGGCAACGCCCTGCGACGCCTGGTGGCGGGTCCTCGGCCCTTCATCACCGGGCAAGGCCGCGACTCCCTCGCTTACCGTCTGTTCTTCGGCGCCAAGGGAACGGCGGGTTACGCCATCCGCAGCATCACCGAGTACGGGAAGTCGCCCTATCAGGCGATCGGCAGCGCCTTGACCGTCACCGGCAATATAAAGGATGAGGAGGCGCCCAGCCAGCTCATCGCCGCCTATGCCCTGCCCCTGGGTTTCCATCCCGCCGGGCATCTTATGCTCTGGCAGGATTCCGCCGGATGCTTCGAGGTCGCCGAGTATTACAAAGGCTGGGCGAACAGCCATGCCGTTCCCGGAAAGCCCTGCGGGGGTACCCTCACCGCTACCCCTAACGGGATGGGACTCTTGCATTGGCGTCCTGGAAAGCCGGGAGTGGAATTGTTGGGCCGCGACGGGCGCTCCCAGGGCACGCTGGCGCCCGCGTCCTCGTTCGCCTTCACGCCCTCTTCTACTCCGGACGGGAAAGGGCTGCTCGGGGTGCTCGCCGCGGAAAACGTTTTGGCCTACATCCCCGTGAAGGTCCCGCTGGCGGACGTCGTCAATGCCTGGATGTTCGCCGAAACGCCGGAAGACCAGAAAAGCCTGATCTCCGCCGGCGCCCTGTTCCGGAATTCAGACTTCGCGCAGATGTACAACCTGTACGATACCGAGAATTACGGTTGCGGGGATGGATATGATCGCGAAATCCCGACGCGTCCCTACCTGGTGACCACCGATATCTTCTGGGAGGTCTACGCCGCCGCCTATGAGGGCGTGTTTACCTTGGCGGAGCGGAAGAGCACTTTGCATGCGTTCTGGGATTTCATAACGGCCGCTTCGGAATATTACCGGCGGCAGGCTCCGCGATCCTATTGGGACGGCGTATTCGGGGCCTTGGCGGCCTTTAAGGCCGGCCGCACGGACGCCTTCGGGGAAGCGCCCCGCATTCTCGCGGCGCAGGGATCCTTCTCGTCCAGGCTGCTGGGCGGGAGCGTCGATTACGGGGAACTGAAACCCCGCGGGCATTACGCGTCCGATGACGAGTTCCGGGCTTATTTCAAAGGCTTCATGTACCTGACCCGTTTGGCCAGCGACACCGTTCGCCTCGCCGAACTCCGGTCCGCGCCCCCGGATTTGAAAGCGAAGGCGCTCGCCTGGATCCATCCTTACCGATCCTTCATCGCCCCATCCCGCTCGCCCCTGGTCTGGGACGAGGGCATGGCGATCCGGCCCGCCTTCGGGGGCGCGCCCCGTCCCGCCGTGTTCCCGCTTTCCTGGGGCATGGACAATGAGATCCTCAACTCCACCGTATACCATAAAAGCTGGCCACCGGAAAGGCAGATCATGGGGCCCAAAGGCCAGCGGGTGTTGTCTGCCGGCGTCGACCTTCCGGCCGCCCTGGGGAATCCCCTCGCGCTCACCGTGTTGGCGGAGGATAGGGCGGCGTATCCCAACCTCGACGCGGTGCTGCGGGAGTTGCGTACCCGGCCTTGGCCGCCCGAAGACGATTCGGCCAATCTGTATGACCGTTGGATGGGCGCGCTGCGCACGCAATGGGCCGATGCCCCGGCCCTTCCCGGGGGCGCGGCCGACTGGCGGACCTGGCCCGCCAAGCGTTTACAAACCGGGCTGGCGTCCTGGGCCACCTTGCGCCACGCCACCGTGTTGGTCAATGAGCGGACCGGAGCCGAATGCGGGGAAGGCGGATATGAAGAGATGATCCAGCGGCCCCCGCGGGGGTTCGTGGAACCCGACCCGCTTACCTTCGCCGCCTTGGCCGGCCTATTCGAAGCCACGGCCGCCAAGGTGCCGGCGGCGAGGCCGGGCGCTCCGGAAGCGGACAGGGCGTTGGGAAAAGGGCTACGCGAGCGTTTGCTGGCTTCCGCACTGGCGGCCCGGCGGATGCAGGAGATCGCGGATAAGGAACTGCATGGGGTAGCGCTGGACGACTCCGAATACGAGGACATCCTCACCATCGGCCGCGTGGCGGAGCACCATTTTCTGTTGTACAAATCGATCGGATCGGAAGACGATGGATTGATCAATCCGGACCCCATCCCCAAGATCATCGACGTAGCCTCGGGCCCCGACGGCTACCGGTTCGCGGCGGTAGGGCATCCGCTGGAATGGGATCAGATGGTTCCTTACTTCGGAAGGCGGGAGATGGTGAAGGGCGCGGTCTATTCCTACTACGAATTCGCGGGCCCGCATCTGTACGACGACAAGGAATGGCAGGCCGAGCTCGTCAAACGCAATCGACCGGATTGGATCCGGCCCTTCATCACGAACCGATCTCTCAGATGCCCGCCGCGCGCGCCGTTCTGA